DNA from Comamonas serinivorans:
GGCGTCACCGTCACCGCCACGGTCGACGGGCTGCTGAGCACCTGGGTGAACGCGACGAAGGCTTCGGTGGGGCTGCCAGACGGCAGGGCGTGCACGCCGCCGGCCGGGTTCATGCTGATGGTGCCGCCCGAACAGCTGATGCGGCCACCAAACAGGTTGCCGCTGGGGGGCGGCGAGGGGGGCATCCAGCTGAACACCGGCTCAGGCGGCGTGTCCAGGGTTTGCTGCGGGGTGAAGGTGATGGTCCAGGTGCCGGCCCAGGCGGCTTGCGCACTCAGCAACCCGGTCAGCAGCAAGGCGCGCACCAAGGGTTGGCTGGTGCGAAGCCGCGGCGGCAGTGCAGATCCAGAAGCGTTCATGGGGTCTCCCTTTTGCATGCCAACGAGGGGCAGTCCATCGGTCGATCGGGGCTGTGCAACGTGGTGCACCTCCATTCCGACCCGGCGCGCGCTGTCCATCGCGGCCGTTGCCGTCAGTCCGAGATGTTCAGCGGTTGGCCATCCAGCATCCTGGCCACGTCGCGCACGGTGCGCAGCTGCAGCAGGTCCATCACGTCCGCTTCGGCGCCGATGGCCTTCTCGATCTCGATCACGATGCCCTCGAACATCAGGCTGTCGACATCGCGCAGGTCCCCCACGTCCGCATCGTCGTCGATGTGATCCACCGGGATCAGCAGGCAATGGGACAACAGCGTTTTGGCGCGCAGCAGGCTGGAGGACATGGTCAGGCAGGGCAAGCGGTGCCCGGCCGACCTTGCGGGTGTTCCGGGCGTGGGGTTCAGGAGCGACGGTGGGTGGGGCGCCGCCAGGCGGCGAACCCAGCCAGCAGTGTACCCAGCAGCCCCAGGCCCCACTCGCCCAGCGTGGGCACGGGCTTGGGGGTGGTGGGCGGCGTCACCACGGGCGGCACATCGAGCACCACCTGGAAGTCGATCACGTTGGTGGGCACCGTGGTCGTGAAAGGCCCGGCGGTGTCCGGGGTGGCCACCACGTTGGTCAGGGGAAATGGGTCTGGGCCGGCGGTGGCAAGGGGCAGGGGCGAAGTCTTGACCAGGATGGGGGTGCCCACGATGCCACCGGGGTAGTCCGTGGGCGTGATGGTGACCTCCGAGCCGGGCAGGATGTTGGGGATGGGCACGCTCACGGTGGTGCTGCCGGCCGGGATGGTGACGGTGATCGTGGTCGGTGTGCCGTACGTGGGTTGGTAGCCATCGGCGCCGGGGTCGTAGACGGTGTTGCCACCATCGTCTTCGTAGGTCTGCGGCGTCTCTTGAACGGTGAAGGTGATGGTGCTGTCGGTCGGCTGCGGGTTGGTCAACTCGAAGGCCACGGTGGCGGACGTGGTCTTGGCGTTGACGAACACGTTGGATGTGGCCGTGCCACTGTCGGTGATGCCCACGGGGGCAATGCCGGTCGTGATGGTGTTGGCATCGAGGAAATTGGGGTTTTCCTGGAAGAAGCCGCCACTCGTTGCGTTTGCAGGCAGTGTGGTGTCCAGGCTGTAGTTCGTGCCATCGAAGATCGCCCCGATGAGCCGCACGTAGCCGTCGTGAACGGTGCTGGGCACATTCCACATGGGGGGATTGCCCGATGTCTCATCGAAGCTTTGGACGCTGGGGTTCAAACGGCAGTTGGCGGTGCCGCCCGCCGTGTCGGGCGTCACCGTCACCGCCACCGTCGATGGTGCGGTGAAGATGTTGGCGAACTCGACGAATGCCTGATCGGTGGCGAAGGGAACAGCGAACACCCCGTTGGCGGGATTCACCGCAATGGTGCCGCCGGAGCAGGTGATGGTGCCGCCAAACCGGGTGCCGGCCGGGGGCGTCCAGCTGAACACGGGCTCAGGCGGCGTGTCCAGGGTTTGCTGCGGGGTGAAGGTGAGGTTCCAGGTGCCGGCCCAAACGCCTTGCGCACTCAGCAACCCGACCAGAAGCAAGGAGCGCACCAAGGGTTGGCTGGTGCGAAGCCGCGGCGGCAGTGAAGATCCTGAAGCGTTCATGGCATGCAAAAGGGTTACACAAATGAGGGCCAGTCTATCGGCTAATCGTGTGTGTGCAACTTTTTGCATCCCATGCGATCGCACGCCGGTTTCACGGACCCTGCGCCGGGACGACGCACAGGTCATCCGGAATTGTTGCTGTATCTTGTGGGGTATGGCGGTGTTGCTGATGACCATGAATCGGTCATCAAGGTATACCCCATTCATGCATGTTCGCCCAGTGAGCAGCTTGCCGCCCTGTGACCTTCACCAGCGGGCTGTCGCCAGAGTTGCGGCCATGCATCACATCGCGCGCTTGGGCAGCGGCAGGTCCAGCCGGTTGGCCAGGCGAACGAGGTTGGCGCGGTCCAACCCCAGGGCGCGGGCCGTGGCGGCGACGTTGCCGGCCTGCGCGTCCAGCGCGCGGGTGATGAGCTGGCGCTGGAAGTCGTCCACGGCGCGGCGCAGGTCGGTCGGTGGCGCGGGCGAGGGGCCCACAGACGGGGGCACGGGCTCGTCCGGGTGGCCGGCCGGGTTGGCCGGGTGACTGGACGGTGTGGGCAGGTCCAGGTCGGCTTCGGTCAGCGTGACGATGCCGCTGGCCGGCGCGTTGCCCAACGGCGCCAGGGCCTGGCGTTGCTGCCGGTGGCTGGCCTTGAGCGCCGCGCGCGCCATCACGAACTCCAGCTCGCGCACGTTGCCGGGCCAGCGGTGCGCCAGCAGGGCCGCATGCGCCAGCGGCGACAGGCGCAGCCCGCGCATGCCCATGCGGCGGCGGTTGTCTTCGGTGAAGCGGCCGGCCAGCAACAGCACGTCGCGTTCGCGCTCGCGCAGCGGCGGCACGTGCAAGGGGTAGGCGCTCAGGCGGTGGTAGAGGTCGGCGCGAAAGCGGCCGGCCTTGACCTCGGCCGCCAGGTCGCGGTTGGTGGCCGCCACCAGGCGCACGTCCACGTGGTGTTCGCGGTCCGAGCCCACGCGCTGCAGCTGGCCGTTCTGCAGCGCGCGCAGCAGCTTGGCCTGCACCACCAGCGGCAGCTCGCCCACCTCGTCGAGGAACAGCGTGCCGCCGTGGGCCATGGCGAACTTGCCCTGGCGATCGCCCACGGCGCCCGAAAACGCGCCGCGCACGTGACCGAACAGCTCGCTTTCGACCAGGTGCTCGGGCAGGGCTGCGCAGTTCACGATGACCAGCGGCTTGTCGGCGCGGCCTGAGCGCGCGTGCAGGCGCTGCACGGTGAGCTCCTTGCCGACGCCGGTTTCGCCCGTGACCAGCACCGTGAGTTCGCTTGGCGCCACGAGGTCGATCTCGGCCAGCATGTGCTGCATGGCCGGGCTCTGGCCCACGATGTCGCGCTGCGCGGCATGGGACTGCCGGTAGGCCTCGGCGTACGCGTCGGCGCGCTGGCGTTCGGCCTCGGCCGAGCGGCTGAGTTGCTGCATGCGCTCGGCGGCCACCACCGTGGCGGCGGCCAGGCTGGCGTACAGGTCCAGCCGACGCACGTGTTCGGGGGTGAAGCGGCCCGCATCCAGCGCGTCGAGCGTCAACAGGCCCCAGGTGGCGTCGCCCACGCGCAAGGCGCTGCCCATGCAGTCGTGCACGGCCAGCTGCACGTCGTCGCCTTCGACCAGGCCGTCGTAGGGATCGGGCAGGTCGCAGCCAGCAGGAAAGCGCCAGGCTTGGGGACTGGCCAGCAGCTGCTGCAGGCGCGGGTGTTCGGACACGGCGAAGCGCCGGCCCAGGGTGTCGGGGCTCAGCCCCTGGACGGCGACGGGTTGCAGCACCTCGCCGTCCAGGCGCAGCAGCGCGACGGCGTCGCACGGCACCAGGCGGCGAAGGGTCTGCAGCAGCCGCTGGTAGCGCAGCTCCGCGGGCAGGGCGTGGGCTAGGTCGGCCACCAGCGGGGCGATGGCTTCCATGACAGAAGGGGCTTGGACGGGGCAGGTCACTTGGACTTTGACGGCGGTGTGGAGTGTGTCAAATCGACATGATGCTTGGACCTGTCGATTTCAAGAGGCTTGATTTTTAAGGTCTTTTTTCTGGCACGCCTTGTGCAATGTCAAACGCATTGCAACTCACCCCAGGACGTTTCCATGCTGACCGACCGCCAACGCGACCTCATCAAGGCCACCGTGCCCCTGCTCGAATCGGGGGGCGAGGCCCTGACCACGCACTTCTACCAGGGCATGTTCGCGCGCTACCCGCAGGTGAAAACGTTGTTCAACCAGACCCACCAGGCCGCCGGCACGCAACCGCGCGCGCTGGCCAACAGCGTGCTGATGTACGCCAGGAACATCGACCGGCTGGAGAACCTGGGTCCGTTGGCGGCGCAGATCGTCAACAAGCATGTGGCGCTGCAGATCCTGCCCGAGCACTACCCCATCGTCGGCGAATGCCTGCTGCGCGCCATGCGCGAGGTGCTGGGCGCCGAGATCGCCACCGACGAGGTGATCGACGCCTGGGGCGCGGCCTACCAGCAGCTGGCCGACATCCTCATCGGTGCCGAGGCCCAGGTGTACGACGCGCTGGCCGCGGCGCCCGGCGGCTGGCGCGGCGGCCGGGCCTTCCGCGTGGCGCGCAAGCAGGTCGAGAGCCGCGAGATCACCTCGTTTTACCTGGTGCCCGTGGATGGCGGCGCGGTGCTGCGCCACCAGCCTGGCCAATACATCGGCCTGCGCCTGAACGTGGACGGTCAGGACCTGCGCCGCAACTACTCGCTGTCGGCCGCCGCCGATGGCCGGGGGCTGCGCATCAGCGTCAAGCGCGAGCCCGGCGGCGTGGCCTCGGGCTTCCTGCATGAACGCGTGCACGAAGGCGACGAGCTCGAGGTCTTTCCGCCGGCCGGCGAGTTCGTGCTGCGCGAGGGCGACGGCCCGGTGGCCTTCGTCAGCGGCGGCGTCGGCATCACGCCCACGCTGGCCATGGCCGAGGTGGCGTTGCAGGCCGGGCGGCCGGTGACCTTCATCCACTATGCGCGCAACGCCCAGGTGCACGCGTTTGGCGAGCAGCTGCGCCAGTGGCGCGAGCGGTTTCCCCAGCTCAAGGCCTGGGTGGTGTACGAAGACGGTCAGCCCGAGGGCGCCGAGCCGGCCACCCCGCCAGATGCCCTGGGCCGTCCCACGCGCGAGCAGCTGCAGGCCTGGCTGCCCGACACCGACACGCTGCACGCCTACGTGCTGGGCCCCAAGCCCTTCATGGCACAGGTCAAGCGCGACCTGCGCGCGCTGGGGGTGGCCGATGCGCGCAGCCACCACGAGTTCTTCGGGCCTGCCGAGGCGCTGGCCTGACGCGGCTGGCTGTCAAATTGAATGGGGTATGGGTGTTCTTCCGATGTAAATTTAATCGGTCTGGACTCATACCCAATTTCCGCATGGGGTCGTGTGGTCGACGCGGGTGGCCAGCCGCCCCCAGCTTGCGCACCGCTGTCCGTGAGGCTTGGCGCGAAGGGTGGCCAGCCCCACGACGCCCTGGGCGGTCAGTACAACTTCGGCAGCTTCGTTCTGGCTGCTTCGTGCCAAGCCGCGGCCCACCGCGTGAGCGGTGACGCACCCGCGGCTGCGATGGGTGACATCTGCCGAGAGCTGGGGTGAGGCGGGTGCGCAGTCTGGCGAGATCGGGCGTGCCGGCCCCACGACCGGCTCAGGCACGGGCCTCGCCTGCAGCAGGCATCCCCGGCTGTCGCAACAGCTACTGGAACGCCACCTCGGCAAAGCTGCGCAGCTTGCGGCTGTGCAGGTGCGCGGTGCCGCCTTCGCGCAGCAGCTCCATGGCGCGGATGCCGATCTGCAGGTGCTGGTTCACGCGTTCGCGGTAGAAGTGGTTGGCCATGCCGGGCAGCTTGATTTCGCCGTGCAGTGGCTTGTCCGACACGCACAGCAAGGTGCCATAAGGCACGCGGAAGCGAAAGCCGTTGGCGGCGATGGTGGCGCTTTCCATGTCCAGCGCCACCGCGCGCGATTGCGAGAAGCGCCGCTCGGCCTGGTTGTCCGAGAGCAGCTCCCAGTTGCGGTTGTCGGTGCTGGCCACGGTGCCCGTGCGCATGATGCGCTTGAGCGCGGCGCCCGTGGTGTGCGTGACCTGCTCCACGGCGTGTTCCAGCGCGAGCTGGATTTCGGACAGCGCCGGCAGCGGGATCCACAGCGGCAGGTCTTCGTCCAGCACGTGGTCTTCGCGCACGTAGGCGTGGGCCAGCACGTAGTCGCCCAGCTGCTGGCTGCTGCGCAGGCCGGCGCAGTGGCCCAGCATGACCCAGGCGTGCGGCCGCAGCACGGCGATGTGGTCGGTGATGGTCTTGGCGTTGGCCGGGCCCACGCCGATGTTCACCATGGTGATGCCGCTGCCGTCGGGGCGCTTGAGGTGGTAGGCCGGCATCTGCGGCAGCCGCACCGGGGTGGCCGTGTCGGGTTCCTGCGTCGGGTCGACCAGGTCCACGCGCGGCAGCACGCGGTTGCCGGGCTGCACAAAGGCCTGGTAAGCGCTGTCGGGCTGGGCCATCTCGGCTTCGCCCAGGGCGATGAACTCGTCGATGTAGAACTGGTAGTTGGTGAACAGGATGAAGTTCTGAAAGTGCTCGGGCGAGGTGCCCGTGTAGTGGCGCAGCCGGTGCAGCGAGTAGTCGACCCGCGGCGCCGTGAACAGCGACAGCGGCTTGGCTGCACCCGGCGCCAGGCGCAGCGTGCCGTTGGCGATGCCGTCGTCCATGGCGGCCAGGTCGGGCATGTCGAAGCGCTCGCCCATGCGCCGGCGCTGCTCGGCCGTCATGCTGGTCTCGAACACGTCGTCGTCGCCCAGGATGAAGGGCAGCGGGATGGGCTGGCTGCTGGTGCCCACCTCCAGCGTGCCGCCGTGGTTGTGGAGCAGCATCTGGAACTGCTCGAGGTTGTAGCGGCCGAACAGGTCGGGCCGGGTCAGCGTGGTTTCGTAGTGGCCGGCCTCGGCGACGAAGCCGAAGGCCGGGCCCGATTCGGGGTGCACCGCGTGGCGCACCAGCATGCGCACCAAGGGGTAGTGGGCGCGCACGCGCTGCAGCGGCTGCGTGGGCAGCTCGGGCGTGTTCACATGCTGCACCAGGGCCTGGCGCAGGTGGGCCACGCCTTCGGTGTAGATGCGCTGCGCCTGGGCGAGGGCGTCCTGGGCGTTGTGGAACGAGGCGGGGGCGATGAAGTCGGGCAGCAGGGACATGGCGGCATTTTGACCAGGGTTTGTGTCCCCATCGGCCCACGGGGGCGCTGCCGCCGGTACAGTGGCACGCTTCGCGCCTGCCCTCGGCGGCGATCAGTCGCCAATCTGATGGCAGTATGGGCTTGTTTGCGTTCAACATTGAACGCCAATCGATGGATACTCAGTCAAACCAAGACGTGCCGGCGAACCAGCCGCAGCCACAGGACCATCCTGAGGACGCGGCAGCGCGCGCGGGCACGGCCGATGCCGCCGAGCCGGGGGCGACCCCGGCGGCAGACGCCCAGGCGCCGCGGTGCGCGTCGTCTGCTGACGCGGCGCCGAACGCCGAGCGGGACAGCCTGCCCGACACCGCGCAGCGGCAAGGGCCATCGCCCGATGACGGCGCGCCAGGGCGCGGCGTGCCCGCGCAAGCCCAGGTCTGGCGCCACATGCGCTTGCGCATGCTGTGCTGGCGCGCCGTGGCGGTCGTGTTCATGGGGCTGGGCATGGTCGGGGTGGTGCTGCCCGTGATGCCGCACGTGCCGTTCTTTCTGGTGGCGCTGTGGGCGGCCGGCAAGGGCTGGCCCGAGCTGGAGCGCTGGCTGCTGCGTCACCCCACGTTCGGGCCGCAGTTGCGCAACTGGCGCGAGCACCGCGCCATCTCGCTGCCGGTGAAGTGCATGACCACCGCGACCATGGCCATCAGCGCCATCGGCATGCAGTGGTTTGGCGAGCTGCCGGGCTGGCTGCGCCTGGGGGCGCCGGTCCTGATGCTGGCGGGCGCCATCTTCATCTGGACGCGGCCGACGCGCTGAAGCGCGCTCAGCGGCTGGAGCGCTGGTTGTCGTAGGCGTCGACGATGCGGGCCACCAGCGGGTGGCGCACCACGTCGCCGCTGTGAAAGCGCGTGAACGAAATGCCCTGCACGCGCTTGAGCACGCGCTCGGCATCGATCAGGCCGCTCATGGCGCCCTTGGGCAGGTCGATCTGGCTCACATCGCCCGTGATGACGGCCTTGGCGCCAAAGCCGATGCGGGTGAGGAACATCTTCATTTGCTCGGGCGTGGTGTTCTGCGCTTCGTCGAGGATGACGAAGGCGTTGTTCAGCGTGCGCCCGCGCATGAAGGCCAGCGGGGCGATTTCGAGCTGGTTGCGTTCAAAGGCTTTTTGCACCTTGTCGAAACCCATGAGGTCGTACAGCGCGTCGTACAGCGGGCGCAGGTAGGGGTCGACTTTCTGGTTCAGGTCACCGGGCAGGAAGCCCAGCCGCTCGCCGGCTTCGACGGCCGGCCGCGTCAGCACGATGCGCTGCACGCTGCCGCGCTCCAGCGCGTCGACGGCGCAGGCCACGGCGAGGTAGGTCTTGCCGGTGCCCGCGGGGCCGATGCCGAAGCAGATGTCGTGGTGCGCGATGTTCTCGAGGTAGACGACCTGGTTGGGCGTGCGGCCCTTGACGTTGCCGCGCCGCGTCTGCAGGGCAGGGGCGTTGTCGCCGTCGTCCAGGGCCTCGTCGCCCACCAGCATGAGCTGCACGGTTTCGTCGGCAATCGTGCGGTCGGCCAGTTCGTACAGGGCTTGCAGCACCTCCACGGCGCGCTCGGCGTTCTTTTTGCTGCCATCGACCTTGAACTGCTCGTGCCGGTGGGCGATCTTGACCTGCAGGCCGGCCTCGAGGGTGCGCAGGTGGGCGTCCAGCGGCCCACAGACGTTGGCCAGGCGCGTGTTGTTGAGCGGGATGAAGGTGTGGCGGACGATCACGACAGATAATTCTTGGCTTTGCGGGGCCCAGCCCCGGCTGCTCAGCGACGGGGACCCATGATTGGACGACTGCAAGGCCTGTTGGCCGAGAAAACACCGCCCATGGTATTGGTGGATTGCAATGGCGTGGGCTACGAGGTGCAGGTCAGCATGAACACCTTCTACCACCTGCCCGCCCTGGGCGAACGGGTCACGCTGCTGACCCAGTTCGTGGTGCGCGAGGATGCCCAGTTGCTGTATGGCTTTGGCACGACCGCCGAACGGCACGCGTTTCGCGAGCTGGTCAAGGTGTCGGGCGTGGGGCCGCGAACCGCATTGTCGGTGCTCTCGGGCATGAGCGCCGACGACTTGACCGAGGCCGTGGCCACGCAGGAGGTGGGCCGGTTGATCAAGGTGCCGGGCATTGGCAAGAAAACCGCGGAGCGGCTGCTGCTGGAGCTCAAGGGCAAGCTGGCCGACGCCCTGCAGCCCGCGGGCGGCGTGCAGCCGGGCGCGCGCGCGGACATCCAGCAGGCGCTGTGCGCCCTGGGCTATTCGGACAAGGAGGCGGCGGCGGCGCTCAAGGCCTTGCCGGCCGACGTGGGCGTCACCGAGGGCATTCGCCTGGCGCTGAAAACTTTGGCGACATGACGCCACACGCTTGTGGCAGAGTGAGGCCGTTTGCCCGATGAGCGAGCGGCCTGTGGCCCGCCCACAGGGCCTGACGATTTCACCGACGAGGAGTCAACATGGAGAAGTGGAAATACAGCTTGATGGCGTTTGCCGTGGTCGCCCTGACGGCCTGCGGTGGTGGCGGGGATGACGACGACAGCCCGGCACCGGCGCCGTCGCCGACCCCGACGCCTTCTCCCGCTCCGGGCTCCAACATCCTGGACGTGACCCAGGTGGACGGCCGCCGCTTCACCAAGAGCAGCGCCGCCACCGGCATCAAGACCGTGGTGGCGCAGCAGGCCGTGAGCGCCCCCACCATCGAGCTGGGTGCCTTGCCCGAGGCCGACACCTACGTGGACTACGGGCCGGGCAAGGCCGTGCGGGTGGCTGCGGCGCGCGAGGTGACGCAGACGCAGACGGCCGCGGCCACGCGCAGCGCCCTGGCCTGGTCGCGCAACGCGACCGGCCAATACGTGGGGAGCATCGGCTTCCAGGCCGACGGGGCCTACGGCTTGCGCGTGGGTCTGCGGGTGGCCAGCCTGCCCGATGGCGCGGTCGTGCAGGTGGCCACGGCCACCAGCGACACCGTGGTGTTCGAGACCTCGGGCGCCGACATCAACGCCGCGCTGGCGCGGAACGTGGCGGCCGGTGAAACCGGCGCTGCGGCGCAGACCTGGTGGACGCCCAAGCTGAGCGGTGACCGCGTGGTGGTGAGCATCGCCTTGCCGCTGGGGGCCGATCCGGCCGCGCTGGACGTGTCCATCCCGCAGGTGTCGCACGTCTTTGCCGATGTGGACGCGCTGGCCATGCAGGAGGCTTCGTCGGCCAAGGACGTGGGCGATTCCGAGGCCTGCGAGCTGGACGTGACCTGCTACACCAACGGCCAGAACGAGCGCGACGCGGTGGCCCGCATGCTCTACCAGAAGGGCGGCGACGGCTACTACTGCACGGGCACCCTGCTCAACGACGCGGTGAAGTCCAGCAAGCCCTACTTCATCACGGCCAACCACTGCATCAGCACGCAGGCCTCGGCCTCCAGCCTGCAAACCGACTGGTTCTTCCGGACGTCGAGCTGCAACAACGGGCGGCTGTCGGCCAGCAGCGCCTCGCGCTACAAGGGCGCCACCTTGCTGTGGTCGCAGACCATCAACGACATGACGCTGCTGCGCCTCAACGAGGATCCGCCCTCGGGCGTCTGGCTGGCGGGCTGGGATGCCAGCACCCAGAGCCTGCAGGCCGTGTACGACATCCACCAGCCCATGGGCGATCTGGCCAAGATCTCCGGTGGCAGCATGGCCAGTTACGCCGTCTGCGACCTGAACGCGCAGTGCAGCAACACCAACACCAGCAGCGCGCCGTTCTACCAGGTCAAGTGGTCGGATGGGACCACCGAAGGGGGCAGCAGCGGTTCGGGTCTGCTCAAACTCTCTTCGGGCCAGCTGATCGGCACCTTGTATGCCGGCTCGGCCAGCTGTTCCAACCAGGGTGGCAGCGACTACTTCGGTCGCCTGGACTGGGGCTTCAACAACGGCATCAACCGCTGGCTGGCGGCGGCCGATCCGTCCAAGCTGTGAGGCGGTGCGCCCTCATGGGGGCGCTGAGCGCAAACAGGCTTGCACCGCAAGGGGCAAGCCTTTTTTGTGCGTTGCTGAAGGGGTATGGGTGGTATCACCCAATGGTCGATCAAAAATCATCGACCATGGCTGGATACCCCTCATCAAGCTGATTGCGCGGTTGGTGCGATGCGGCGGCGCAGGGGCCGCGTCCAGCGTTCGGCCAGCAGCACCCCGATCAAGGTCAGCGCGCCGCCCAGCCATTGGGCCAGGTTCAGCTGTTCGTGCAGCACGACGGCGGCGATCAGCGCCGTGAACAACGGTGTGAGGTTGAAGAACATGCTGGAGCGGCTGGCCCCCAGGCGCTGCACGGCGATCATCCACAGCAGCGGCGCGGCAATCGAGGCCATGGTGCCGGCGAAGGCCACCAGGGGCAGGTTGTGCACGTTCAGGCCGACTTTGGGGGCGGCCAGGTACAGCGGCAACTGCGCGACCACCGCCACCAGCATCTGCAGGTACAGCAGCTGCCAGGTGCTGATGCCGGCCATGGGCCAGCGCTTGAGCAGGATGTTGTAGGCCGCATAGGCCAGCGCGGCGAGCAGCATCATGGCGTCGCCGCGGTTGAGCCCGCTGGCGGCCAGCTCGGCCAGGTTGCCGCCCGACACCACCAGCGCCACGCCGACGATGGCGAGCACGCTGCCCAGCAGTGCGCCCGTGGTCAGCGTTTGGCCCAGCAGCACGGCCATGCCCAGCACCATCATGGGCGACAGCGTGAGGATGATGCCCATGTGCGTGGCCGTGGTGTGGCTGGCGGCAAAGTAGGCCAGCGTTTGGTAGATCACCATGCCCAGCAGCCCCAGCACCACGATGCGTCCCAGCTGCGGGCGAATGACGGCGGCCTGGCGCAGGCAGCGCGGCAGCAGAAACGGGGTGAGCAGGGCGGCGGCCAGCACCCAGCGCAGGAAGCCGATTTCGGTTGGGGCGATGGCGCCTGCAGCGAGTTTGCTGACGACGGTGTTGGCCGACCAGATCAGCACGGCCAGCAGGGGAAAAGCGTAGTTCATGGCGATGTTCCAGGTCGACCCCGCAGCGGGTGTCGACGCAAGCGCGGGCCGTTCGGGCCCCGAGACGCCGATGATTGATCTGTCCGACTTGCAATGAATAGCTGAATGCGGACAATCTCCAGGTCGTTTCGGACGTTTTGCCACGAGGCGCGAAGCGCCCATCGCGGCGGGGTGCCAGGCGTGAGCCGGGTGACACCGGGCACGGCCTGCATGCGCCCAGGCCAATGAGCTGCATTCAGGGGATGGGGTATGTGCCATTCGTCTTTTGAATGACATCGATCATGGGTGAATACTGGAGGTGGATGTGACGAAGAAGACGGGGCAGGCCATGGCCATCGTGGACGTCGAGCACCTCGACGGGACTTACTTCTTTCGCCACGAGGAGTTTGGCGCCGAGGCCTACGCACAGACGCACAGCCACAGCTGGGGCCACCTCAACTACGCCTCGCACGGCACGCTGAACATGCACTGCGGGGACGACGACGTGGTGGCGCCGCCGCAGTACGGCATCTGGGTGCCGCCGCACATGCCGCACAGCTGCCGGTTGCGGCATGCGGTGGTTTACCGGGCCTTTTACGTCGCGCCCCCGCTGTGCGCGCGCCTGCCGCATTCGCTCGCGGTGCTGCGCATCGGTCCCATCATCAAGACCCTGCTGGCCGATTTCGCCGCGCGTGGGGTTCAGCAGCCGCGCACGCCCGAGGATGAACGCATGGCCCGGGTCATGCTCGATCAGCTCATCGCCAGCCCGTGCCGGCCGCATTACCTGCCGGCGGCGCA
Protein-coding regions in this window:
- a CDS encoding trypsin-like serine peptidase is translated as MEKWKYSLMAFAVVALTACGGGGDDDDSPAPAPSPTPTPSPAPGSNILDVTQVDGRRFTKSSAATGIKTVVAQQAVSAPTIELGALPEADTYVDYGPGKAVRVAAAREVTQTQTAAATRSALAWSRNATGQYVGSIGFQADGAYGLRVGLRVASLPDGAVVQVATATSDTVVFETSGADINAALARNVAAGETGAAAQTWWTPKLSGDRVVVSIALPLGADPAALDVSIPQVSHVFADVDALAMQEASSAKDVGDSEACELDVTCYTNGQNERDAVARMLYQKGGDGYYCTGTLLNDAVKSSKPYFITANHCISTQASASSLQTDWFFRTSSCNNGRLSASSASRYKGATLLWSQTINDMTLLRLNEDPPSGVWLAGWDASTQSLQAVYDIHQPMGDLAKISGGSMASYAVCDLNAQCSNTNTSSAPFYQVKWSDGTTEGGSSGSGLLKLSSGQLIGTLYAGSASCSNQGGSDYFGRLDWGFNNGINRWLAAADPSKL
- a CDS encoding DMT family transporter, with the protein product MNYAFPLLAVLIWSANTVVSKLAAGAIAPTEIGFLRWVLAAALLTPFLLPRCLRQAAVIRPQLGRIVVLGLLGMVIYQTLAYFAASHTTATHMGIILTLSPMMVLGMAVLLGQTLTTGALLGSVLAIVGVALVVSGGNLAELAASGLNRGDAMMLLAALAYAAYNILLKRWPMAGISTWQLLYLQMLVAVVAQLPLYLAAPKVGLNVHNLPLVAFAGTMASIAAPLLWMIAVQRLGASRSSMFFNLTPLFTALIAAVVLHEQLNLAQWLGGALTLIGVLLAERWTRPLRRRIAPTAQSA
- a CDS encoding AraC family transcriptional regulator — encoded protein: MTKKTGQAMAIVDVEHLDGTYFFRHEEFGAEAYAQTHSHSWGHLNYASHGTLNMHCGDDDVVAPPQYGIWVPPHMPHSCRLRHAVVYRAFYVAPPLCARLPHSLAVLRIGPIIKTLLADFAARGVQQPRTPEDERMARVMLDQLIASPCRPHYLPAAQHPALVQLLEGLQERPDDHRSAAELAAGIHMTERTLARHCQRELGMSLGEWRLRLRYLQAVDRLEAGRSVQDIAFDLGYSTASAFIAMFQRVAGMPPDQFRREFCQIAA